A genomic segment from Armatimonadota bacterium encodes:
- a CDS encoding molybdopterin-dependent oxidoreductase — protein sequence MGRPAVRIRRRTFLTTTAAAGGVLAVSHLVPRGVTALVARSPEAPDRPVEDWVPTTCWIGKQDCGILARRIGGRVVKLEGHPGHPLNVGTLCPKGVAQIIALYDPHRVKTPLIRTNGKGQPGQWRQASWDEALDLVARRIREARAKDPRLVVWQKGRSKGKAFYDEAFVKACGATKLHHGAFCSDAGYRAGEYTVGISGVLHPDFRYTRYLLAWGWNGTNAGGNQLCWITWPQQMVAARERGMKIVVIDPRLRGMGPFADEWLPIRPGTDLALALALCHELVRQGTVDREYLARYTNAPFLVGPDGFFVRVGGKEQIWDRRHGRPRPADSPDADPALDGEFTVGGVRARPAFAVFAEHLSRYTPEWAAQVCGVPAEAIRRVARELGEEARIGSTAVVDGVTLPYRPVAIMAYHVAQQELGFQAVRAMITLMMLLGAVGAVGGQRFDVGGWKIHENFDKLEHIEIADPPYNIWLKDSPYFPINSNNSAVVAKVLQDPDRYGVRERPEVLLVHMSNPLVAFASQPDILEGFKKIPFVAVIDPWLSETADYLADVILPAATLEKYEGPSQANNQYLDGVAMRLPVMAPLFQSRGDIDIYLDLCERAGILYGPGGYLDRLNEALHLTDPYRLPLDRKPTVREIVDRWARSQGIAEGVAFFEKNGVKVKGPVPPAKAYGYAASPPFGGVRHRLYGEGLLRYRAQMQARGVPELYWRDYTPLPTWRAPTMDGSPAAYDLYLISYKMIEFKQSRSSFIPLLAELAPRQRLDINARTARERGIRDGDEVWVESHNALTGETRRVRVRAHLTEAIRPDTVGMPHHYGLWTHPWATGQGPTPNALFFTGEGYVANTADQSFHVKVRVWRAEEGR from the coding sequence ATGGGGCGCCCCGCTGTGCGCATCCGCCGACGCACCTTCCTGACGACGACCGCCGCCGCCGGCGGCGTGCTGGCCGTCAGCCACCTCGTCCCCCGCGGGGTGACCGCGCTGGTGGCCCGGTCTCCGGAGGCGCCCGACCGGCCGGTGGAGGACTGGGTGCCCACCACCTGCTGGATCGGCAAGCAGGACTGCGGGATCCTGGCCCGGCGGATCGGTGGTCGTGTCGTGAAGCTCGAAGGCCACCCGGGGCACCCCCTCAACGTGGGCACCCTCTGCCCCAAGGGTGTCGCCCAGATCATCGCGCTGTATGACCCTCACCGGGTGAAGACACCGCTCATCCGGACCAACGGCAAGGGCCAGCCCGGCCAGTGGCGTCAGGCCTCCTGGGATGAGGCCCTGGATCTGGTGGCCCGGCGGATCCGGGAGGCGCGGGCGAAGGATCCGCGGCTGGTGGTCTGGCAGAAGGGACGCAGCAAGGGTAAGGCCTTCTACGACGAGGCCTTTGTCAAGGCCTGCGGCGCCACCAAGCTGCACCACGGCGCCTTCTGTTCCGACGCTGGCTACCGGGCCGGCGAGTACACCGTGGGCATCTCAGGGGTGCTGCACCCCGACTTCCGCTACACCCGCTACCTGCTGGCCTGGGGGTGGAACGGCACCAACGCCGGCGGAAACCAGCTGTGCTGGATTACCTGGCCGCAGCAAATGGTCGCCGCGCGGGAACGGGGCATGAAGATCGTGGTCATCGACCCGCGCCTGCGGGGGATGGGGCCGTTCGCCGACGAGTGGCTGCCCATCCGCCCCGGCACCGATCTGGCCCTGGCCCTGGCCCTGTGTCACGAACTCGTCCGCCAGGGTACCGTGGACCGGGAGTACCTGGCCCGCTACACCAACGCCCCCTTCCTGGTGGGGCCGGACGGCTTCTTCGTGCGCGTGGGCGGGAAGGAGCAGATCTGGGACCGCCGCCACGGCCGGCCCCGCCCCGCCGACAGCCCCGATGCCGACCCGGCCCTGGACGGCGAATTCACGGTGGGCGGGGTTCGCGCGCGGCCAGCGTTTGCGGTGTTCGCCGAGCACCTCAGCCGCTACACCCCCGAGTGGGCCGCCCAGGTCTGCGGCGTTCCGGCCGAGGCCATCCGGCGGGTGGCCCGGGAGCTGGGAGAGGAAGCCCGCATCGGCAGCACCGCCGTGGTGGACGGCGTGACCTTGCCGTACCGGCCGGTGGCCATCATGGCCTACCACGTGGCCCAGCAGGAGCTGGGGTTTCAGGCGGTGCGGGCCATGATCACCCTGATGATGCTGCTGGGCGCGGTCGGCGCTGTGGGCGGGCAGCGGTTTGACGTGGGCGGGTGGAAGATCCACGAGAACTTTGACAAGCTCGAGCACATCGAAATCGCAGACCCTCCCTACAACATCTGGCTGAAGGACAGCCCGTACTTTCCCATCAACAGCAACAACTCAGCGGTGGTGGCGAAGGTCCTGCAGGACCCCGACCGCTACGGCGTGCGGGAACGGCCCGAGGTCCTCCTGGTGCATATGTCCAATCCTCTGGTGGCCTTCGCCTCCCAGCCCGACATCCTGGAAGGATTCAAAAAGATCCCCTTCGTGGCGGTCATCGACCCCTGGCTGTCGGAGACGGCCGACTACCTGGCCGACGTGATCCTGCCGGCGGCCACCCTGGAGAAATATGAGGGGCCGAGTCAGGCCAACAACCAGTACCTGGACGGGGTGGCCATGCGGCTGCCCGTCATGGCTCCGCTGTTTCAGTCCCGGGGGGACATTGACATCTACCTGGACCTGTGCGAGCGGGCGGGCATTCTCTATGGACCAGGGGGGTACCTCGACCGTCTCAACGAGGCACTCCACCTCACCGATCCCTACCGCCTGCCCCTGGACCGCAAGCCGACGGTGCGGGAGATCGTTGACCGCTGGGCGCGGTCTCAGGGAATCGCGGAGGGCGTGGCCTTCTTCGAGAAAAACGGGGTGAAGGTGAAGGGACCCGTCCCGCCCGCGAAGGCATACGGGTATGCTGCCTCCCCGCCGTTCGGCGGGGTCCGCCACCGGCTGTACGGCGAAGGCCTGCTGCGCTACCGCGCGCAGATGCAGGCCCGGGGCGTCCCGGAACTGTACTGGCGGGATTACACCCCTCTGCCCACCTGGCGCGCGCCGACCATGGACGGATCGCCCGCCGCCTACGACCTGTACCTGATCAGCTACAAGATGATTGAGTTCAAGCAGTCCCGCAGCAGCTTCATCCCCCTCCTGGCCGAGCTGGCTCCCCGGCAGCGGCTGGACATCAACGCCCGGACGGCGCGGGAGCGGGGGATCCGGGACGGGGATGAGGTGTGGGTGGAGTCCCACAACGCCCTGACCGGTGAAACCCGGCGGGTCCGGGTGCGGGCCCACCTCACCGAGGCCATCCGACCCGACACGGTGGGCATGCCCCACCACTACGGCCTGTGGACTCACCCGTGGGCGACAGGACAGGGTCCCACGCCCAACGCCCTGTTCTTTACCGGCGAGGGGTACGTGGCCAACACGGCCGACCAGTCCTTCCACGTGAAGGTGCGCGTCTGGCGGGCGGAGGAGGGCCGCTGA
- a CDS encoding 4Fe-4S dicluster domain-containing protein, whose product MPRYAMVIDLDRCTGCRACMEACKVENNTPQAHFWMYVFRFEEGEFPNTRVWFLPRPCMHCDNAPCVKVCPVGARYKRPDGLVATDFDRCIGCRYCEVACPYGVNYFNWKKPDRNQYLDWLDREAAEVLAPYTGGAAPPYRNPDLDRAYGPERRRIAGGGHLKGVIEKCTFCVHRIERGQQPACVANCPLFALHFGDLDDPHSRVAQLLRRRPHFRLLEEAGTQPRVYYLGGKPPGEETRQIETVRARE is encoded by the coding sequence ATGCCGCGGTACGCCATGGTCATCGACCTGGACCGGTGCACCGGCTGCCGGGCGTGCATGGAGGCCTGCAAGGTCGAGAACAACACTCCCCAGGCCCACTTCTGGATGTACGTCTTCCGGTTTGAGGAAGGGGAGTTCCCCAACACCCGGGTGTGGTTTCTGCCGCGGCCGTGCATGCACTGCGACAACGCTCCCTGCGTGAAGGTGTGCCCCGTGGGCGCGCGCTACAAGCGGCCGGACGGCCTGGTGGCCACCGACTTCGACCGCTGCATCGGCTGCCGCTACTGCGAGGTGGCGTGCCCGTACGGGGTCAATTACTTCAACTGGAAGAAGCCCGACCGCAACCAGTACCTGGACTGGCTGGACCGAGAGGCGGCGGAGGTTCTGGCTCCCTACACCGGCGGGGCCGCGCCCCCCTACCGGAACCCCGACCTGGATCGTGCCTACGGACCGGAGCGGCGCCGCATTGCCGGCGGCGGCCACCTCAAGGGCGTCATCGAAAAGTGCACCTTCTGCGTGCACCGGATTGAGCGCGGCCAGCAGCCGGCCTGCGTCGCCAACTGCCCGCTGTTCGCCCTGCACTTCGGCGACCTGGACGATCCCCACAGCCGGGTCGCCCAGCTGCTGCGGCGGCGGCCCCACTTCCGGTTGCTGGAGGAGGCGGGTACGCAGCCGCGGGTGTACTACCTGGGGGGCAAGCCGCCGGGGGAGGAAACCCGGCAGATCGAGACCGTCCGGGCACGGGAGTAG
- the nrfD gene encoding NrfD/PsrC family molybdoenzyme membrane anchor subunit, protein MEVRARQIQVPYGVGRFSPATLVLVALLLAVIARGLYALYVQLTEGLVVTGLRDVGTMGGSTWGLYIAFDVYFVGVSFAGISTAALVRLLNLQHLRAVSRMAEVLTIVSLVLAAFSVLPDLGQPLRGIVHLLKYARPQSPFFGTFTMVIAGYLFASLVYFFLDGRRDAALLARIPGRLQWFYRLWAAGYRGTPAERERHHRVSFWLSLAILPMLVIAHSTLGFVFGLQVGRPGWFSALQAPAFVILAGVSGVGLLIVVAAVARRTLGAQDRLTPDVFRWLGNFLMVLTAAYMYFMLVDWLTATYAAPSHEQRVSRAIFVGPYARVYWVSVASLLAAFYLLLRQFLSGQSRIAVPVVSGVLVNIAAVGKRFLIVVPSQTHGAMLPYPPGVYAPSWVEYSILGGLVALGALMYVLFAKTFPLIDLPDDFRVEGVRRR, encoded by the coding sequence ATGGAGGTGCGCGCGCGCCAGATCCAGGTCCCGTACGGGGTGGGGCGCTTCTCACCGGCCACCCTGGTCCTCGTCGCCCTCCTGCTGGCGGTGATCGCCAGAGGCCTGTACGCCCTCTACGTCCAGCTCACGGAAGGATTGGTGGTCACCGGCCTGCGCGACGTCGGAACCATGGGCGGGTCCACCTGGGGGCTGTACATTGCCTTTGACGTCTACTTCGTCGGCGTCAGCTTCGCCGGGATCAGCACCGCCGCCCTGGTGCGGCTGCTGAACCTGCAGCACCTGCGGGCAGTCTCGCGGATGGCGGAGGTCCTGACCATCGTCTCTCTGGTCCTGGCGGCGTTCAGCGTGCTGCCGGACCTGGGCCAGCCCCTGCGGGGGATTGTGCACCTGCTGAAGTACGCCCGGCCCCAGTCGCCCTTCTTCGGGACGTTCACCATGGTCATCGCCGGCTACCTCTTTGCCAGCCTGGTGTACTTCTTCCTGGACGGGCGCCGGGACGCCGCCCTGCTGGCCCGGATCCCCGGGCGGCTGCAGTGGTTCTACCGCCTGTGGGCGGCCGGCTACCGGGGGACGCCGGCAGAACGGGAGCGGCACCACCGGGTCAGCTTCTGGCTGTCGCTGGCCATCCTCCCCATGCTGGTGATCGCCCACTCCACCCTGGGGTTCGTCTTCGGCCTGCAGGTGGGTCGACCGGGGTGGTTCAGCGCCCTGCAGGCGCCGGCGTTCGTCATCCTGGCCGGGGTGTCGGGCGTGGGGCTGCTGATCGTGGTGGCGGCCGTGGCCCGCCGAACCCTCGGGGCGCAGGATCGGCTGACTCCGGACGTGTTCCGCTGGCTGGGAAACTTCCTGATGGTGCTCACGGCGGCCTATATGTACTTCATGCTGGTGGACTGGCTGACGGCCACCTACGCCGCCCCCAGCCACGAGCAGCGGGTCTCCCGGGCCATCTTCGTGGGCCCCTATGCGCGCGTCTACTGGGTGTCGGTGGCCTCCCTCCTGGCCGCGTTCTACCTGTTGCTGCGCCAGTTTTTGTCGGGCCAGAGCCGCATCGCGGTTCCGGTGGTCTCGGGAGTGCTGGTGAACATCGCCGCGGTGGGCAAGCGGTTCCTCATCGTGGTGCCCTCCCAGACTCACGGCGCCATGCTGCCGTATCCGCCCGGGGTATACGCGCCCTCGTGGGTCGAATACAGTATCCTGGGAGGCCTGGTGGCTCTGGGCGCGTTGATGTACGTCCTGTTCGCCAAGACGTTCCCCCTGATCGATCTGCCCGACGACTTTCGCGTGGAAGGGGTTCGACGACGGTGA
- a CDS encoding molecular chaperone TorD family protein: MGVPAVARARARVYQALAQALQPPDDSRLASLAGAPTLLRRRVAALAGLAQGDPASRLVRLLEVLADTDLLTLQTVYVRVFGLDGSGGRPACESYYRSRSPEDIPRVLAAVERAYAAMGVAVDPAGGLPPDHLTVELECAALLCAHEAAAWRSPSGAAEVLAREQRFLRDHLGGWLPALGTDIARRDPVGVYAGIVSCAADLVRHDLAWLQVLVRAGAGGSRGEEGGES, from the coding sequence ATGGGGGTGCCGGCGGTGGCCCGGGCGCGGGCCCGGGTGTACCAGGCACTGGCGCAGGCTCTTCAGCCTCCTGACGACAGTCGGCTGGCATCGCTGGCCGGCGCCCCAACCCTCCTGCGGCGGCGGGTCGCCGCGCTGGCAGGCCTGGCGCAGGGCGATCCCGCCTCCCGGCTGGTGCGCCTGCTGGAGGTCCTGGCCGACACGGATCTCCTGACCCTCCAGACCGTGTACGTCCGGGTGTTCGGACTGGACGGATCAGGCGGCCGTCCTGCCTGTGAGTCGTACTACCGGTCGCGCTCTCCCGAAGACATCCCGCGGGTGCTGGCCGCCGTTGAGCGCGCCTACGCGGCTATGGGGGTGGCGGTGGATCCCGCGGGAGGGCTGCCCCCGGACCACCTGACCGTCGAACTGGAGTGTGCGGCCCTCCTGTGTGCCCACGAGGCGGCCGCGTGGCGGTCCCCCTCCGGGGCGGCGGAGGTGCTGGCCCGGGAGCAGCGGTTTCTCCGCGACCACCTGGGGGGGTGGCTTCCCGCCCTCGGCACTGACATTGCCCGGAGGGATCCGGTGGGAGTGTATGCCGGGATCGTTTCCTGCGCCGCCGACCTGGTGCGGCACGACCTGGCGTGGCTACAGGTGCTGGTGCGCGCCGGAGCCGGCGGCTCCAGGGGCGAGGAGGGTGGGGAATCATGA
- a CDS encoding 4Fe-4S binding protein has translation MSGARTGAATVAVFLCDHLQTRWALPVEEIRRWAATAAPPVTLQVVRGLCEAPRGLQEHLARSGASRAVVGLCRRPASRADLQAAVRRAGLDPAGVEVVDLGTYAARAHRPPDAARKAVVLLAGAAARARAFAGSLAQQHVPVPPRTLSRRSLLTLSVLEYRYVPAVREDLCRAEEGCTLCEWACPHRALQVQDGSVALDALRCTGCGICVTACPHDAVHLPGWMAHEVHALADALADASASSRPAVLVLCAHADSPLHDLVHRRGGYPAPWIPLEVPCVEMVSGGWLLALVSRGVAVGVLPCPDRAVPGERSLVRGRVEFCRALLEQTGHHPEAVRLLPQDPAALAEALEVRPEVRPPRSSPREPFRHLATGQTILHLVGGAAPDVTHPFSPLGVVEVKDGCTLCGACATACPTDALAVHAAEDQLSLTFDPDRCVACGHCVPVCPEPGVLRLRQTTSPAALAAGKVPVATDRAPRCARCHRPIAPAGMLRRIAAALASHPETVQVISRYCADCRGLPGAVDGPVEA, from the coding sequence ATGAGCGGGGCCCGCACGGGCGCTGCGACCGTGGCGGTCTTTCTGTGCGACCACCTGCAGACCCGCTGGGCCCTGCCCGTCGAGGAGATCCGCCGGTGGGCTGCCACGGCGGCGCCGCCTGTCACACTCCAGGTGGTCAGGGGGCTGTGTGAGGCGCCGCGGGGCTTGCAGGAACATCTGGCCCGGAGCGGCGCCTCTCGGGCGGTGGTGGGGCTGTGCCGGCGGCCCGCCTCCCGGGCGGACCTGCAGGCCGCGGTCCGACGGGCCGGGCTGGACCCCGCCGGGGTGGAGGTGGTGGACCTGGGTACCTACGCCGCACGGGCCCACCGCCCTCCGGATGCCGCCCGCAAGGCCGTGGTCCTGCTGGCCGGCGCGGCCGCGCGGGCCCGCGCATTCGCCGGGAGCCTCGCCCAGCAGCACGTGCCCGTCCCTCCCCGCACCCTCAGTCGCAGGTCCCTGCTGACCCTGTCGGTGCTGGAGTACCGGTACGTGCCGGCGGTCCGGGAGGATCTGTGTCGGGCGGAGGAGGGCTGCACCCTGTGCGAGTGGGCCTGCCCGCACCGGGCGCTGCAGGTGCAGGACGGGTCGGTTGCCCTGGACGCACTTCGCTGCACCGGCTGCGGGATCTGCGTGACCGCGTGTCCCCACGATGCCGTGCACCTGCCGGGGTGGATGGCCCACGAGGTGCACGCGCTGGCCGACGCACTGGCAGATGCCTCCGCCTCGTCCAGGCCGGCGGTCCTTGTCCTGTGCGCCCACGCAGACTCCCCCCTGCACGACCTGGTGCACCGCCGGGGTGGGTATCCCGCGCCGTGGATCCCCCTGGAGGTCCCCTGCGTCGAGATGGTCTCCGGCGGATGGCTGTTGGCCCTGGTGAGCCGCGGCGTGGCGGTGGGGGTGCTGCCCTGTCCGGACAGGGCCGTCCCGGGCGAGCGCAGCCTGGTGCGGGGGAGGGTGGAGTTCTGCCGCGCGCTGCTGGAGCAGACGGGCCACCACCCGGAAGCGGTGCGTCTGCTGCCCCAAGATCCGGCCGCGCTGGCCGAGGCGCTGGAGGTCCGGCCGGAGGTCCGCCCGCCCCGGTCCTCTCCCCGGGAACCATTCAGGCACCTGGCGACCGGGCAGACGATCCTGCACCTGGTCGGCGGTGCGGCTCCCGACGTGACCCACCCCTTCTCTCCCCTGGGCGTGGTGGAGGTGAAGGACGGCTGCACGCTGTGCGGAGCGTGTGCCACCGCCTGTCCGACCGACGCCCTTGCAGTGCACGCCGCCGAGGACCAGCTGTCCCTGACCTTTGATCCGGACCGGTGCGTGGCGTGCGGTCACTGCGTACCGGTCTGCCCCGAGCCGGGCGTGCTGCGGCTGCGGCAGACCACCAGCCCCGCAGCCCTGGCCGCCGGAAAGGTGCCGGTGGCCACCGACCGCGCTCCCCGGTGCGCACGCTGCCACCGGCCGATCGCACCGGCGGGCATGCTGCGCCGGATCGCCGCAGCCCTGGCGTCGCATCCGGAGACCGTGCAGGTGATCTCGCGGTACTGCGCGGACTGCCGCGGGCTGCCCGGAGCCGTCGATGGCCCTGTGGAGGCGTGA
- a CDS encoding molybdenum cofactor guanylyltransferase: MALWRREPPTVGAGRDPLVGVVLAGGRSVRMGADKRVMRIGGLTLLERALGVLRPLVDDLMVVTRNETAQTTSARVVADEVKERGPLAGLYTGLRAAGRGRVLVIPVDMPLLTPEVLALLVAASPGWLVTVPRWRGRVEPLVGVYDVRCAGAMERALRLPGGSVQDFVRSMGPAVRFVEETEVRETGDPEVLFFNVNTPEDALRAERLLASARRAPAGGEAP; this comes from the coding sequence ATGGCCCTGTGGAGGCGTGAGCCGCCGACCGTTGGTGCGGGCAGAGATCCCCTGGTGGGGGTGGTTCTGGCCGGGGGGCGATCGGTCCGCATGGGGGCCGACAAGCGTGTCATGCGGATAGGCGGGCTGACGCTGCTGGAGCGGGCCCTGGGAGTGCTGCGGCCGCTGGTGGACGATCTGATGGTGGTCACCCGAAACGAGACCGCGCAAACGACCTCCGCCCGGGTGGTGGCCGACGAGGTTAAGGAACGCGGCCCCCTGGCCGGTCTGTATACGGGTCTGCGGGCCGCCGGCCGAGGGCGGGTGCTGGTGATCCCGGTGGACATGCCGCTGCTGACCCCGGAAGTCCTGGCGCTGCTGGTTGCCGCGAGCCCCGGATGGCTGGTGACGGTCCCGCGCTGGCGCGGCCGCGTGGAGCCCCTGGTGGGCGTGTATGACGTCCGATGCGCGGGGGCCATGGAGCGCGCGCTGCGCCTGCCCGGGGGATCGGTGCAGGACTTCGTCAGGTCCATGGGCCCGGCGGTGCGCTTCGTGGAGGAGACCGAGGTGCGGGAGACCGGTGACCCGGAGGTCCTGTTCTTCAACGTCAACACCCCGGAGGACGCGCTGCGGGCCGAGCGCCTGCTGGCTTCGGCCCGGCGCGCTCCGGCGGGAGGGGAGGCGCCGTGA
- the mobB gene encoding molybdopterin-guanine dinucleotide biosynthesis protein B, protein MILPPQAASVEEAWSAICRRVSRLPAEEVDLLDAAGRVLAEDITAPTDLWPFPRAAMDGVAVRAADVAAASPERPVTLPVIGSIFAGQIPGPLLPGGAVRIATGAVLPPQADAVIPLEQVTLTDQEVIVTAPAATGAHVFPAGEDARRGEVVVRAGTVLRAGQVGLLAALGIARVPVVRRARVAVLAVGDELVEPGRSPDAGQVRDSNTFALAAAVAEAGALPRRVGVIPDDPLRVAAVLKAVAAADAVIVCGGMSVGERDVVKEAMRLAGVEVVFWRVPMKPGAPAAFGMSGATPVFGLPGTPGAAMVAFEELVRPALRRMMGCRDVHRPVLVGRLAQPVRVRPGRRRFLWARAEERGGRLVVYPLRGQGTAALRSVSDANALLLVDEGCAGLERGERVRLQLLGAPTTGSDAPAPSVVAVVGAKGAGKTALIERLAVELRRRGLRVAAVKHDAHGFQIDRPGTDTWRFWQAGVEVAAIAGPGKAAVVIRSGGEPALEALLDLVADADVVLVEGYSQSALPKIEVRRAGVASDRPPPAGPVVARVGDERAEGTLTLDDVAALADHLLSSVIHLRGPSAP, encoded by the coding sequence GTGATCCTGCCCCCCCAGGCGGCGTCCGTGGAGGAGGCCTGGTCGGCGATCTGCCGGCGCGTCAGCCGGCTGCCGGCCGAGGAGGTGGACCTGCTTGATGCGGCCGGGCGGGTGCTGGCCGAGGACATCACAGCGCCGACGGACCTGTGGCCGTTTCCCCGGGCTGCCATGGACGGCGTCGCCGTCCGGGCGGCCGACGTGGCCGCGGCCTCACCTGAGCGGCCCGTCACGCTGCCGGTGATCGGCTCCATCTTTGCCGGGCAGATCCCGGGACCCCTCCTTCCGGGGGGTGCGGTGCGCATTGCCACCGGCGCCGTCCTGCCTCCGCAGGCCGATGCGGTGATCCCCCTGGAGCAGGTAACGCTCACCGATCAGGAAGTGATCGTCACCGCGCCCGCCGCAACAGGAGCGCACGTCTTCCCAGCCGGAGAAGATGCCCGCCGGGGGGAGGTCGTCGTGCGGGCCGGGACGGTGCTGCGGGCGGGCCAGGTGGGCCTGCTGGCTGCTCTGGGCATCGCGCGCGTTCCGGTGGTCCGGCGGGCCCGGGTGGCCGTCCTGGCGGTCGGCGACGAGCTTGTCGAGCCCGGCCGGTCGCCGGATGCCGGCCAGGTGCGGGACAGCAACACGTTCGCCCTGGCGGCAGCCGTGGCCGAAGCCGGTGCGCTCCCTCGACGGGTGGGCGTGATCCCCGACGACCCCCTGCGGGTGGCCGCAGTCCTGAAGGCTGTTGCTGCGGCCGACGCCGTCATCGTGTGCGGGGGGATGTCGGTGGGCGAGCGGGACGTCGTCAAGGAGGCGATGCGCCTCGCCGGGGTGGAGGTGGTGTTCTGGCGGGTGCCCATGAAGCCGGGTGCTCCCGCTGCCTTCGGGATGTCCGGCGCCACACCCGTGTTCGGCCTGCCGGGTACCCCGGGAGCCGCCATGGTGGCGTTCGAGGAACTGGTGCGGCCGGCCCTGCGCCGGATGATGGGCTGCCGGGACGTCCACCGGCCGGTCCTGGTCGGGCGGCTGGCGCAACCGGTGCGGGTGCGTCCGGGCCGCCGGCGCTTCCTGTGGGCGCGGGCAGAGGAGCGAGGCGGGCGCCTGGTGGTGTACCCGCTGCGGGGACAGGGCACGGCGGCCCTGCGCTCGGTCAGCGACGCCAACGCCCTCCTGTTGGTGGACGAGGGCTGCGCCGGCCTGGAGCGGGGCGAACGGGTTCGCCTCCAGCTGCTGGGCGCGCCCACGACTGGCTCCGACGCTCCGGCACCGTCCGTGGTTGCTGTGGTGGGCGCGAAGGGGGCGGGCAAGACGGCCCTGATCGAGCGGCTGGCGGTCGAGCTGCGCCGCCGCGGCCTGCGTGTGGCGGCTGTCAAGCACGACGCCCACGGCTTTCAGATCGACCGGCCCGGCACCGACACCTGGCGGTTCTGGCAGGCCGGGGTCGAGGTGGCCGCCATCGCCGGTCCGGGCAAGGCGGCGGTAGTGATTCGGTCTGGCGGCGAGCCCGCCCTGGAGGCGCTGCTGGACCTGGTGGCCGACGCCGACGTGGTGCTGGTGGAAGGCTACAGCCAGTCTGCCCTCCCCAAGATCGAGGTCCGCCGGGCGGGTGTGGCCTCTGACCGTCCGCCCCCGGCCGGGCCGGTGGTGGCCCGCGTGGGCGACGAGCGGGCCGAGGGAACGCTGACCCTTGATGATGTGGCCGCCCTGGCCGATCACCTCCTGTCGTCCGTGATCCACCTGCGCGGCCCGTCCGCCCCGTAG
- a CDS encoding SHOCT domain-containing protein: MSGRDLALVVLAVLGGLALLSVVGMGMWGGCCGWMGPGMMGRWGWGPWGGGWGLMGMLLVLAGIVLVVLALTRRESRSDEALEILRRRLASGEITREQYEELRKTLQ; the protein is encoded by the coding sequence ATGAGCGGACGGGATCTGGCGCTGGTCGTGCTGGCCGTCCTGGGCGGCCTGGCCCTGCTCTCCGTGGTGGGGATGGGGATGTGGGGAGGCTGCTGCGGGTGGATGGGTCCGGGCATGATGGGCCGCTGGGGATGGGGCCCCTGGGGAGGGGGGTGGGGACTGATGGGTATGCTGCTGGTGCTGGCCGGCATTGTGCTGGTGGTCCTGGCGCTGACGCGCCGGGAGAGCCGGTCCGACGAGGCGCTGGAAATCCTGCGGCGCCGTCTGGCCAGTGGGGAGATCACCCGCGAGCAGTACGAGGAACTGCGCAAGACGCTGCAGTAG
- a CDS encoding response regulator transcription factor, giving the protein MGRRVVLVVEDEPEIADALRQYLEKDGYTVAVAGDGHRALAEYARLRPDLVLLDLMLPGLDGWEITRRIRQQGTTPIIMLTARSAEVDKLVGLELGADDYITKPFSPREVVARVRAVLRRARGGEPAAEPVRVHDLEIDPTRMEVRRSGIPVTLTPTEFRLLHVLASHPGRVFTRMQLIDQVQGYAFEGYERTVDAHIKNLRRKLEPDPRRPRYILTVHGVGYRFADEVASAAARPPERGREESDA; this is encoded by the coding sequence ATGGGCCGGCGGGTGGTGCTTGTGGTGGAAGATGAGCCCGAGATCGCCGATGCCCTCCGCCAGTACCTGGAAAAGGACGGGTACACGGTGGCGGTGGCCGGCGACGGGCATCGGGCGCTGGCCGAGTATGCCCGCCTGCGCCCCGACCTGGTGCTGCTGGACCTGATGCTGCCGGGTCTGGACGGGTGGGAGATCACCCGCCGCATCCGCCAGCAGGGCACCACCCCCATCATCATGCTCACCGCCCGCAGCGCCGAGGTGGACAAGCTCGTGGGCCTGGAGCTGGGCGCCGACGACTACATCACCAAGCCCTTCTCTCCCCGGGAGGTGGTGGCCCGGGTACGGGCGGTCCTGCGCCGCGCCCGGGGCGGTGAGCCGGCGGCAGAGCCGGTGCGGGTCCACGACCTGGAGATCGACCCGACCCGCATGGAGGTGCGCCGGAGCGGGATTCCGGTGACGCTTACGCCCACCGAGTTCCGGCTCCTGCACGTGCTGGCGAGCCACCCCGGACGGGTGTTCACCCGCATGCAGCTCATCGACCAGGTGCAGGGCTACGCCTTCGAAGGCTACGAGCGCACTGTGGACGCCCACATCAAGAACCTGAGACGCAAGCTGGAGCCCGACCCGCGCCGGCCCCGCTACATCCTGACGGTGCACGGGGTGGGGTACCGGTTCGCCGACGAGGTAGCCTCCGCAGCCGCCAGGCCTCCCGAGCGCGGCCGGGAGGAGTCCGATGCGTAG